GAACCCTTTTGCATCGAGTTCCAACGTATTCTGCGGATAAAAATGAGATTTGAATTTCAGGACAGCGGAAGCGGGTACCTGCTGTTTTACCCAGTCAAACTGTACATCAAGACGGGTATAGAGAATGTCACTTTTCTTGGTCCTTTCGGGTCTGTACGGTCCCTTTGGGGTGACGGTCCCGGGGTTTCTGCGAAACAATGTATCTGCCTTGGCACCATTTACTGATGCATAGGACTGTAAAGGTAAAAGTAGTGTAACTCCAAAAAATGTAAAGATCAATCGGTTCAAAAAACGTTTTTTTGTGTTACCGGTCATATCTGCTTTCAGATTGAATGCTAGGAAGTAAATCAAAGTAATTGAGTTGGTATAGCGTTATTTTCGTCTCTTAAATCATGTTAAACACGTAGTATCTGCCCCGCCTGTGCTGCCCTTCTCGCCGGCACGTACGATACAACCATAGTAATGATAACGACGATAATGCCTGTAAAAAGTATGTCCCCCCATATTAATTTAACGGGATAATCCTCGACGAGGGACGTTGTCATACCCATAGAAACAAGGCCATATGTCATTTGCAGCCAGCATATCAGAATACCTCCGCCCAAGCCAACTATAGCGCCTGAAAGCGCCACAATCGCCCCCTCAGCCAAAAATATCCGCCGGATCAACGCTGGTGTCGCGCCCAATGCATAAAGCATCTCAACATCCTTTTTCTTTTCAATCGCCAGCATACTCAGCGAAAAGAAGATGTTGGTGGCTGCTACTAAAATAATCAAAGATAAGGTCACTGCGACAAATAGTTTTTCAAACCGGATGGCACGTAAAAGGTCAGCATTGAGCGAATCCCTGTCTTTCACTACGAATTGCTCCCCCAGTTTTTTCGCCAATGCCTTACTGACCTGCTGTTCGTCAAAGCCGGGGCCGATCCTGATTTCCAATGCAGAACGATCTCCCTGGTATTGCATCAGCGACGCTACCTGTGCCAGCGGGGCGATCACGTAGTCGTCATAACGGGGCTCTATAAAAAATATTCCTCCCGGCCTGAGCGACACCTGGTTGAATGCTTCTGAGGAGGTCAGGTTCAGCGTTTTGCTCCCCGTTTTTGGATATAGCAATTCCAGCGGCGTAATAATGTCTTCCAAGGATATCGACAAGGCATTTCTAACGCCTTCCGCAATCACCGCATATGGCGTGCCGCCGTTACCATGAAGTTTCAATGAACCTTCAATGAGCGCCGTATCCAGCTGGCCCTGTTGCTCGAAGGTATTATCAACCCCTTTCAGTCGTACGATCGTTTGCTGGCTTCCGTATCTTGCCAAGGCATTATCCTCAATGACTTCCGTTATCAGCTTCACGCCGTCGGTAGATCTGATCTGTCCGAGAAGCGATTCCGTAACCTTAAATCTTTTACCTTCGGCAGGCGATATTTTTACGTCAGCGTCAAACGTTTTGAAAATCCTGCGGTTCAGGTCCTCCATACCGTTAAAAACCGATAGTACCACCACCATTGCCATCGTTCCTACGGCCACACCCGCCATAGCGATGCGGGCGATGATGCTGATGAAACTGCGCTTATTACGTGAAAAAAAGTAGCGTACGGCGATCCGGTAAGAGAGGTGCATGAGCGAACGTGCTTGAATCAGTTATTCTCGTCTTCCTCGTCCGGCTGAGCTGGCGGAATAACCAGGTCTGAAAACAACAGATCCATTTTAGCCGCATACTCTGCGGTATCAT
The genomic region above belongs to Dyadobacter pollutisoli and contains:
- a CDS encoding ABC transporter permease codes for the protein MHLSYRIAVRYFFSRNKRSFISIIARIAMAGVAVGTMAMVVVLSVFNGMEDLNRRIFKTFDADVKISPAEGKRFKVTESLLGQIRSTDGVKLITEVIEDNALARYGSQQTIVRLKGVDNTFEQQGQLDTALIEGSLKLHGNGGTPYAVIAEGVRNALSISLEDIITPLELLYPKTGSKTLNLTSSEAFNQVSLRPGGIFFIEPRYDDYVIAPLAQVASLMQYQGDRSALEIRIGPGFDEQQVSKALAKKLGEQFVVKDRDSLNADLLRAIRFEKLFVAVTLSLIILVAATNIFFSLSMLAIEKKKDVEMLYALGATPALIRRIFLAEGAIVALSGAIVGLGGGILICWLQMTYGLVSMGMTTSLVEDYPVKLIWGDILFTGIIVVIITMVVSYVPARRAAQAGQILRV